From Bradyrhizobium sp. NDS-1, the proteins below share one genomic window:
- a CDS encoding GIY-YIG nuclease family protein gives MSIDRKAAIAAYKERKTIAGIFVLRCAASGEAWVGQAPNLETIQNRIWFSLRQGSHTCRSLQAAWKAHGETGLTFAECERLEDEESAYVRNALLKERMLHWRDELKAEMI, from the coding sequence GTGAGCATCGACCGGAAAGCAGCGATCGCCGCCTACAAGGAGCGAAAGACCATCGCGGGCATCTTCGTCTTGCGCTGCGCGGCCTCGGGCGAGGCCTGGGTCGGCCAGGCGCCGAACCTGGAGACGATCCAGAACCGCATCTGGTTCTCACTGCGCCAGGGCAGCCACACATGCCGCAGCCTCCAGGCAGCCTGGAAGGCCCATGGCGAGACCGGCCTGACCTTTGCCGAGTGCGAGCGCCTGGAGGACGAGGAGAGCGCCTATGTCAGGAACGCGCTCCTGAAGGAGCGCATGCTGCATTGGCGGGACGAGCTGAAGGCCGAGATGATCTGA
- a CDS encoding adenine phosphoribosyltransferase, giving the protein MTFDHDIKASVRTIPDYPKPGIMFRDITTLLADARAFRRAVDELVNPWAGNKIDKVAGMEARGFIIGGAVAHQLSAGFVPIRKKGKLPHTTVRIAYSLEYGIDEMEMHVDAIQPGERVILVDDLIATGGTAEGAVKLLRQIGANVVAACFIIDLPELGGAAKLRAMDVPVRTLMTFEGH; this is encoded by the coding sequence ATGACCTTCGACCATGATATCAAGGCGAGCGTCCGCACCATCCCTGACTATCCCAAGCCAGGGATCATGTTCCGCGACATCACGACCCTGCTGGCGGACGCACGCGCGTTCCGCCGCGCGGTCGATGAGCTCGTCAATCCCTGGGCCGGCAACAAGATCGACAAGGTCGCGGGCATGGAGGCGCGCGGCTTCATCATCGGCGGCGCGGTGGCGCATCAGCTCTCGGCCGGCTTCGTGCCGATCCGCAAGAAGGGCAAGCTGCCGCACACGACGGTGCGCATCGCCTATTCACTCGAATACGGTATCGACGAGATGGAGATGCATGTCGACGCGATCCAGCCCGGCGAGCGCGTCATCCTGGTGGACGACCTCATCGCCACCGGCGGCACCGCGGAAGGCGCGGTGAAGCTGCTGCGCCAGATCGGCGCCAACGTCGTCGCCGCCTGCTTCATCATCGACCTCCCCGAGCTCGGCGGCGCCGCCAAGCTGCGCGCCATGGACGTTCCGGTGCGCACGCTGATGACGTTCGAGGGGCACTGA
- a CDS encoding M48 family metallopeptidase, translating into MAAYGLYTHIASNKFRSMLLLAGLFMLVYVLVYVLVYVLVYAGALLAEVLIDSNRTVAFYLSHAFQDLKIAAPVATIVAAVWIVIAYFFHQSMIDAVTGGHGVTRQEEPRLYNLLENLCISRGITMPKLKIMESPALNAFATGLNPRQYSITVTTGLLDALDDKEIEAVLGHELTHIKNGDVQLMVVAVIIAGVVGFFGELFFRLFTNLNWSSGSGGSWSSGSSSSSRSSSSSSEGKSSGGGAVIVIIIAIVLIVVAWLLSQVVKLALSRSREYLADAGSVELTKDPDAMISALRKIENRGELPGATSAVMELCVDNPREGFADLFATHPSVQSRVDALVKFAGGRDPGPLLPSEETDEPEPPADQQDAPPPRHGPWDDTDEPAAPPPVPASGPSGTANSNPVRNSMGPWGRH; encoded by the coding sequence ATGGCCGCGTATGGTCTCTACACGCATATCGCCTCGAACAAGTTTCGTTCGATGCTGCTGCTCGCCGGCCTGTTCATGCTGGTCTACGTGCTGGTCTACGTGCTGGTCTACGTGCTGGTCTATGCCGGCGCGCTGCTCGCCGAAGTTCTCATCGACAGCAACCGGACCGTCGCCTTCTACCTGAGCCACGCCTTCCAGGATCTGAAAATCGCTGCCCCCGTTGCGACAATCGTGGCGGCGGTCTGGATCGTGATCGCCTATTTCTTCCACCAGTCGATGATCGATGCGGTGACCGGTGGCCACGGCGTCACCCGGCAGGAGGAGCCGCGGCTCTACAATCTGCTCGAAAACCTCTGCATCTCGCGCGGCATCACCATGCCGAAGCTGAAGATCATGGAGAGCCCGGCACTGAACGCGTTCGCGACCGGCCTCAATCCCAGGCAATATTCCATCACCGTCACCACGGGTCTGCTCGATGCGCTTGATGACAAGGAGATCGAGGCCGTGCTCGGCCACGAGCTGACCCACATCAAGAACGGCGACGTACAGTTGATGGTGGTCGCCGTCATCATCGCCGGCGTGGTCGGCTTCTTCGGCGAATTGTTCTTCCGCCTGTTCACGAATCTCAATTGGAGCTCCGGCTCCGGCGGCTCATGGTCCTCGGGCTCCTCCTCCTCGTCGCGGTCGTCCTCCTCGTCGAGCGAGGGAAAAAGTTCCGGTGGCGGCGCGGTGATCGTGATCATCATCGCGATCGTGCTGATCGTGGTGGCCTGGCTGCTGTCCCAGGTGGTGAAGCTCGCGCTGTCCCGCTCGCGCGAATATCTCGCCGACGCCGGCTCCGTGGAGCTGACCAAGGATCCCGATGCGATGATCTCGGCCCTGCGCAAGATCGAGAATCGCGGCGAGCTGCCCGGCGCGACCTCGGCCGTCATGGAGCTCTGCGTCGACAATCCCCGCGAGGGCTTTGCCGACCTGTTCGCAACCCATCCTTCTGTGCAGTCCCGGGTCGATGCACTGGTCAAGTTTGCCGGCGGCCGCGATCCAGGCCCGCTGCTGCCGAGTGAGGAAACGGACGAGCCCGAGCCACCAGCCGACCAGCAGGACGCCCCGCCGCCGCGTCATGGCCCCTGGGACGATACCGACGAGCCCGCCGCTCCACCGCCCGTGCCTGCATCCGGCCCCTCCGGAACCGCGAACAGCAATCCGGTCCGCAATTCCATGGGCCCCTGGGGCCGTCATTAG
- the fbcH gene encoding cytochrome b/c1, which yields MSGPSDYQPSNPALQWIERRLPIFGLMHSSFVAYPTPRNLNYWWTFGAILSFMLGMQILTGVILAMHYTPHADLAFKSVELIVRDVNYGWLLRNMHAVGASMFFVAVYVHMFRGLYYGSYKEPREVLWILGVIIYLLMMATGFMGYVLPWGQMSFWGATVITNLFSAIPYVGESVVTLLWGGYAVGNPTLNRFFSLHFLLPFVIAGVVVLHVWALHVAGQNNPDGVEPKTEKDTVPFTPHATIKDMFGVTCFMLLYAWFIFYMPNYLGDADNYIPANPGVTPPHIVPEWYYLPFYAILRSIPDKLAGVIAMFGAIIILCFLPWLDSAKTRSSKYRPLAKQFFWIFVAVCILLGYLGAQPPEGIYVIAGRILTFCYFAYFLIVLPLLARIEKPRPVPNSISDAVLAKTGSRSTPMVSTAIVLALAGSLFAGSIDSAKAAEGGDKPPGNKWSFSGPFGTFDRGALQRGLKVYKEVCASCHGLSYVAFRNLAEPGGPGYSVAQAAAFASEYKVKDGPNDAGDMFERAGRPADYFPSPFPNEQAARAANGGAAPPDLSLITKARSYKRGFPWFIIDFFTQYQEQGPDYVSAVLQGYLDKAPEGVTLPEGSYYNKYFPGHAIKMPKPISDGQVTYDDGSPATVAQYAKDVTTFLMWTAEPHMEARKRLGFQVFVFLILFAGLMYFTKKKVWATSH from the coding sequence ATGAGCGGACCATCCGACTACCAGCCGAGCAATCCGGCCTTGCAATGGATCGAGCGGCGCCTGCCGATCTTTGGTCTCATGCACTCCTCCTTCGTCGCCTATCCCACCCCGCGCAACCTGAACTATTGGTGGACCTTCGGCGCCATCCTCTCCTTCATGCTGGGGATGCAGATCCTGACCGGCGTGATCCTGGCGATGCACTACACGCCGCATGCCGATCTCGCCTTCAAGTCGGTCGAGCTGATCGTCCGTGACGTGAACTACGGCTGGCTGCTGCGCAACATGCACGCGGTCGGCGCCTCCATGTTCTTCGTCGCGGTCTATGTCCATATGTTCCGCGGCCTTTACTACGGGTCGTACAAGGAGCCGCGCGAGGTGCTGTGGATCCTCGGCGTCATCATCTATCTCCTGATGATGGCGACCGGCTTCATGGGTTATGTGCTGCCGTGGGGCCAGATGAGCTTCTGGGGCGCCACCGTCATCACCAACCTGTTCTCCGCCATTCCCTATGTCGGCGAGAGCGTCGTGACGCTGCTCTGGGGCGGCTATGCGGTCGGCAACCCGACGCTGAACCGCTTCTTCTCGCTGCATTTCCTGTTGCCGTTCGTGATCGCGGGCGTCGTCGTGCTCCACGTCTGGGCGCTACACGTCGCCGGCCAGAACAATCCTGACGGTGTCGAGCCGAAGACGGAAAAGGACACGGTGCCGTTCACGCCGCATGCCACCATCAAGGACATGTTCGGCGTCACCTGCTTCATGCTGCTCTACGCCTGGTTCATCTTCTACATGCCGAACTATCTCGGCGACGCCGACAACTACATTCCGGCGAACCCCGGCGTGACGCCGCCGCACATCGTGCCGGAATGGTATTACCTGCCGTTCTACGCGATCCTGCGCTCGATCCCGGACAAGCTCGCCGGCGTCATCGCAATGTTCGGGGCGATCATCATCCTGTGCTTCCTGCCCTGGCTCGACAGCGCCAAGACCAGGTCGTCGAAGTATCGTCCGCTGGCAAAGCAGTTCTTCTGGATCTTCGTCGCGGTCTGCATCCTGCTCGGCTATCTCGGCGCACAGCCGCCGGAGGGCATCTACGTGATCGCCGGCAGGATCCTTACGTTCTGCTATTTCGCCTACTTCCTGATCGTGCTGCCGCTGCTCGCGCGCATCGAGAAGCCGCGGCCGGTTCCGAACTCGATCTCGGACGCGGTGCTCGCCAAGACCGGCAGCAGGTCGACGCCGATGGTTTCGACCGCGATCGTGCTGGCGCTCGCCGGTTCGTTGTTCGCGGGCTCGATCGACAGCGCGAAAGCGGCTGAAGGCGGCGACAAGCCTCCGGGCAACAAATGGTCGTTCTCGGGCCCCTTCGGTACGTTCGATCGCGGCGCGCTGCAGCGTGGCCTGAAGGTCTACAAGGAAGTCTGCGCCAGCTGCCACGGCCTGTCCTACGTCGCTTTCCGCAATCTCGCCGAGCCCGGCGGTCCGGGCTATTCGGTGGCGCAGGCGGCTGCCTTCGCTTCGGAATACAAGGTCAAGGACGGCCCGAACGATGCGGGTGACATGTTCGAGCGTGCGGGCCGGCCGGCGGACTATTTCCCCTCGCCATTTCCGAACGAGCAGGCAGCGCGTGCCGCGAACGGCGGTGCGGCGCCACCCGACCTGTCCCTGATCACCAAGGCGCGTTCCTACAAGCGCGGCTTCCCTTGGTTCATCATCGACTTCTTCACCCAATACCAGGAGCAGGGTCCGGACTACGTGTCGGCAGTGCTTCAGGGCTACCTGGACAAGGCGCCGGAAGGTGTGACCCTGCCGGAGGGCTCCTACTACAACAAGTACTTCCCGGGCCATGCCATCAAGATGCCGAAGCCGATCAGCGATGGCCAAGTCACCTACGACGACGGCTCGCCCGCCACGGTGGCGCAATACGCCAAGGACGTCACCACGTTCCTGATGTGGACCGCAGAGCCGCACATGGAAGCGCGCAAGCGCCTCGGCTTCCAGGTCTTCGTGTTCCTGATCCTCTTTGCCGGCCTGATGTACTTCACCAAGAAAAAGGTCTGGGCCACCTCGCACTGA
- a CDS encoding LemA family protein, translating to MSTGWIVLGVIVVLALFAFSAYNRLVALSQRVGQAFADIDVQLKQRHDLIPNLVETVKGYASHERGTLDDVIKARNSAMSAQGPSQVSAAENQLSGALGRLIALSEAYPDLKANANFQQLASELSDLENKIAASRRFFNNAVQEYNTGIQQLPAALFAGMFGFTRKDFFDLGASRTEVEATPQVKF from the coding sequence ATGTCGACCGGCTGGATCGTTCTCGGCGTCATCGTCGTCCTCGCGCTGTTCGCCTTCAGCGCCTATAACCGCCTGGTGGCGCTGAGCCAACGCGTCGGCCAGGCCTTTGCCGACATCGACGTGCAGCTCAAGCAGCGTCACGATCTGATCCCGAACCTGGTCGAGACCGTGAAGGGCTATGCCTCGCACGAACGCGGCACGCTCGACGACGTCATCAAGGCGCGCAATTCGGCGATGTCAGCCCAGGGGCCGTCGCAGGTATCCGCCGCGGAGAACCAGCTCTCGGGTGCGCTCGGCCGGCTGATCGCGCTCTCGGAGGCCTATCCGGATCTCAAGGCCAACGCCAATTTCCAGCAGCTCGCATCCGAGCTCTCCGACCTCGAGAACAAGATCGCGGCGAGCCGCCGCTTCTTCAACAACGCGGTCCAGGAATACAACACCGGCATCCAGCAGCTGCCTGCCGCGCTGTTCGCAGGCATGTTCGGCTTCACCAGGAAGGACTTCTTCGATCTCGGCGCCAGCCGCACCGAGGTCGAGGCGACACCGCAGGTGAAGTTCTGA
- a CDS encoding anthranilate synthase component I — MNRTVFALPARSDYVTRAGLAITRVAEQFTGGANRLDDLINLLDHRRGVVLSSGTTVPGRYESFDLGFSDPPLKLETTGVNFKLEALNARGQVLIAFLTDVLREPCVVISEKTASRLAGHIIRGDAPVEEDQRTRRASVMSLVRDLVAAFSANEDGLLGLFGAFAYDLVFQIEDLVQKRARESDQRDIVLYVPDRLLAYDRATGRGVVLSYDFAWNGKSTAGLPRETAESPYLKTPRQGFADHAPGEYQATVETARAAFARGDLFEAVPGQLFAEPCDRSPAEVFQRLCVINPSPYGALMNLGEGEFLVSASPEMFVRSDGRRVETCPISGTIARGSDAIGDAEQIRQLLNSEKDEFELNMCTDVDRNDKARVCVPGTIKVLARRQIETYSKLFHTVDHVEGMLRPGFDALDAFLTHAWAVTVTGAPKLWAMQFVEDHERSPRRWYAGAIGAVNFDGSINTGLTIRTIRMKDGLAEVRVGATCLFDSDPAAEDRECQVKAAALFQALRGDPPKPLSTFAPDATGSGKQVLLIDHDDSFVHMLADYFRQVGASVTVVRHVHALDMLKQRTWDLLVLSPGPGRPEDFAIKKTIDAALEKKLPVFGVCLGVQAIGEYFGGELGQLTHPAHGRPSRVQVRGGRLMRNLPNEIVIGRYHSLFVERDSMPEVLSVTASTEDGVAMALEHKTLPIAGVQFHPESLMSLGNEVGLRIVENAFRLDARVD, encoded by the coding sequence ATGAACAGGACAGTCTTTGCCCTCCCGGCTCGAAGCGACTATGTGACCCGCGCGGGACTTGCGATCACGCGGGTGGCCGAGCAGTTTACCGGCGGTGCCAATCGGCTCGACGACCTGATCAACCTGCTCGACCACCGCCGCGGCGTGGTGTTGTCCTCGGGCACGACCGTGCCCGGCCGCTATGAGAGTTTTGACCTCGGTTTCTCCGATCCGCCTCTCAAGCTCGAGACCACGGGCGTCAATTTCAAGCTGGAAGCGCTGAACGCACGCGGGCAGGTGCTGATCGCCTTCCTTACTGACGTGCTGCGCGAACCCTGCGTGGTGATCTCCGAGAAGACCGCTTCGCGCCTGGCCGGCCACATCATCCGCGGCGACGCGCCGGTCGAGGAGGACCAGCGCACCCGGCGTGCCAGCGTGATGTCGCTGGTGCGCGATCTCGTCGCCGCCTTCTCCGCCAATGAAGACGGGCTCCTCGGCCTGTTCGGCGCCTTCGCCTACGACCTCGTGTTCCAGATCGAGGACCTCGTACAGAAGCGTGCACGCGAGAGCGACCAGCGCGACATCGTGCTCTACGTGCCCGATCGCCTGCTGGCTTATGACCGCGCCACCGGCCGCGGCGTCGTGCTGAGTTACGACTTCGCCTGGAACGGCAAGTCCACCGCAGGCCTGCCGCGCGAGACCGCCGAGAGCCCATACCTGAAGACGCCGCGCCAGGGCTTCGCCGATCACGCGCCCGGCGAATATCAGGCCACCGTCGAGACCGCGCGCGCCGCCTTCGCCCGCGGTGATCTGTTCGAGGCGGTGCCAGGGCAGTTGTTCGCGGAGCCTTGCGATCGCTCGCCGGCGGAAGTGTTCCAGCGCCTCTGCGTCATCAATCCGTCGCCCTATGGCGCGCTGATGAATCTCGGCGAAGGCGAGTTTCTCGTCTCCGCCTCGCCGGAAATGTTCGTGCGCTCGGACGGGCGCCGCGTCGAAACCTGCCCGATCTCAGGCACCATCGCGCGCGGCAGCGATGCGATCGGCGATGCCGAGCAGATTCGCCAGCTGCTGAACTCGGAGAAGGACGAGTTCGAGCTCAACATGTGCACCGACGTCGACCGCAACGACAAGGCGCGCGTCTGCGTCCCCGGCACCATCAAGGTGCTGGCGCGCCGGCAGATCGAAACCTACTCCAAGCTGTTCCACACCGTCGATCATGTCGAGGGCATGCTGCGCCCCGGCTTCGACGCGCTCGATGCCTTCCTCACCCATGCCTGGGCGGTCACCGTAACGGGTGCGCCCAAGCTGTGGGCGATGCAGTTCGTCGAGGATCACGAGCGTTCGCCGCGCCGCTGGTATGCCGGCGCGATCGGCGCGGTGAACTTCGACGGCAGCATCAACACCGGTCTCACCATCCGCACCATCCGCATGAAGGATGGGCTTGCCGAAGTGCGCGTCGGCGCCACGTGCCTGTTCGATTCCGATCCCGCCGCCGAAGACCGCGAGTGCCAGGTGAAAGCTGCCGCGCTGTTCCAGGCGCTGCGCGGCGATCCGCCGAAGCCGCTGTCGACCTTTGCGCCTGATGCGACCGGTTCGGGCAAGCAGGTGCTGCTGATCGACCACGACGACAGTTTCGTCCACATGCTCGCCGATTACTTCCGCCAGGTCGGCGCCAGCGTCACCGTGGTCCGCCATGTGCATGCGCTCGACATGCTCAAGCAGAGGACATGGGATTTGCTGGTGCTGTCGCCGGGTCCTGGACGCCCCGAGGATTTCGCGATCAAGAAGACGATCGATGCGGCGCTGGAGAAGAAGCTGCCGGTGTTCGGCGTCTGTCTCGGTGTGCAGGCCATCGGCGAATATTTTGGCGGCGAGCTCGGGCAGCTCACCCATCCCGCCCACGGCCGCCCCTCGCGGGTGCAGGTGCGCGGCGGACGGCTGATGCGCAATCTGCCGAACGAGATCGTCATCGGCCGCTATCACTCGCTCTTCGTAGAGCGCGACAGCATGCCGGAGGTGTTGTCCGTCACCGCAAGCACCGAGGACGGCGTCGCCATGGCGCTGGAGCACAAGACCCTGCCGATCGCCGGCGTGCAATTCCACCCGGAATCGCTGATGTCGCTCGGCAATGAGGTGGGACTACGTATTGTCGAGAATGCGTTCCGGCTGGATGCGCGCGTTGATTGA
- a CDS encoding dienelactone hydrolase family protein, whose translation MGTAITFKRPDGKDASGYLANAARGNAPGVVVIQEWWGLSDQIKGLCDRFALAGFDALAPDLYKGKVVPYHDTDSANKEMNSLDFMDATTQTVRGATQYLSRNGAKVGLTGFCLGGAVTIIGATKIPELAAGVVFYGIPPEQAAKPADVKIPLQAHFANKDDWCTPELVNGFEKAMKAAGKSLELFRYDAEHAFVNEQRQAVHDREAAELAWGRAIKFFANHLGGTSAA comes from the coding sequence ATGGGAACCGCCATCACCTTCAAGCGCCCGGACGGCAAGGACGCCTCGGGCTATCTGGCCAACGCCGCGCGCGGCAACGCGCCGGGCGTGGTCGTGATCCAGGAATGGTGGGGGCTGTCGGACCAGATCAAGGGCCTGTGCGATCGTTTCGCGCTGGCAGGCTTCGATGCGCTGGCGCCCGATCTCTACAAGGGCAAGGTGGTGCCGTACCACGACACGGATTCCGCCAACAAGGAAATGAACTCGCTCGACTTCATGGACGCCACCACGCAGACGGTACGCGGCGCCACGCAATATCTCTCGCGCAACGGCGCCAAGGTCGGGCTGACAGGCTTCTGCCTCGGCGGCGCCGTCACCATCATCGGCGCGACCAAGATCCCGGAGCTTGCGGCCGGCGTCGTGTTCTACGGCATCCCGCCCGAGCAGGCGGCCAAGCCCGCCGACGTCAAGATTCCGCTCCAGGCCCATTTCGCCAACAAGGACGATTGGTGCACGCCGGAGCTGGTCAATGGCTTCGAAAAGGCCATGAAGGCCGCCGGCAAGTCGCTGGAGCTGTTCCGCTATGACGCCGAGCACGCCTTCGTCAACGAGCAGCGCCAGGCCGTGCACGACCGCGAAGCCGCCGAGCTCGCCTGGGGCCGGGCGATCAAGTTCTTCGCCAATCATCTCGGCGGCACCAGCGCGGCCTGA
- a CDS encoding small ribosomal subunit Rsm22 family protein has translation MISPTLPAELKAALDGKLQCFSRTDAAQRSQKISTTYRAGGTSGTIKSEADGLAYALARMPATYAAVAASLNALTEIAPDLAPETLLDVGAGPGTASWAAAEAFPSLQDFTLLDANATLSRLALDLARDSTRLGECRYLPGDAGGNLAEVSQADLVIASYIIGELSESDQRKLAQAMWAKARHALLVIEPGTPAGYARILALRQQLVTAGAYVAAPCPHERPCPLLAPDWCHFSQRLPRSQAHRQIKGAEVPFEDERFIYVALTRTAPESRAARVLAPPDVGKAEITAKLCTESSVALTKIPRRDKPAYASARRWRWGDAVVAES, from the coding sequence ATGATCTCCCCCACCCTCCCCGCCGAATTGAAAGCCGCACTCGACGGCAAGCTGCAGTGCTTCTCGCGCACCGACGCGGCACAGCGCTCGCAGAAGATCTCGACCACCTACCGCGCAGGCGGTACGTCCGGCACGATCAAGTCCGAGGCTGATGGCCTCGCCTATGCCCTCGCGCGCATGCCGGCGACCTACGCGGCCGTGGCCGCCAGCTTGAACGCGCTGACCGAGATCGCACCAGACCTCGCCCCGGAAACGTTGCTCGACGTCGGCGCGGGCCCGGGTACCGCGAGCTGGGCGGCCGCGGAAGCCTTCCCGTCGCTGCAGGATTTCACCCTGCTCGACGCCAACGCCACGCTGAGCCGGCTGGCGCTCGACCTCGCGCGCGACAGCACGCGTCTTGGAGAGTGTCGCTATCTGCCGGGCGATGCCGGCGGCAACCTCGCTGAAGTCTCGCAAGCTGATCTCGTCATCGCCAGCTACATCATCGGCGAACTCAGCGAGAGCGATCAGCGCAAGCTCGCCCAGGCGATGTGGGCGAAAGCACGCCACGCCCTGCTCGTGATCGAGCCCGGCACGCCCGCGGGCTATGCCCGCATCCTCGCGCTGCGCCAGCAGCTGGTCACGGCCGGCGCTTACGTCGCCGCACCCTGCCCGCACGAAAGGCCCTGTCCGCTCCTCGCGCCCGACTGGTGCCATTTCTCCCAGCGCCTGCCGCGCTCGCAGGCGCACCGCCAGATCAAGGGGGCCGAGGTGCCGTTCGAGGACGAGCGCTTCATCTACGTCGCCCTGACCCGCACGGCGCCCGAGAGCCGCGCCGCGCGCGTGCTGGCGCCGCCGGATGTCGGCAAGGCCGAGATCACGGCCAAGCTCTGTACCGAGAGCAGCGTCGCGCTGACGAAAATCCCGCGCCGCGACAAGCCGGCCTATGCAAGCGCCCGGCGTTGGCGCTGGGGCGACGCGGTTGTTGCCGAAAGTTAA